One Endozoicomonas gorgoniicola DNA window includes the following coding sequences:
- a CDS encoding FxsA family protein yields the protein MRFPVWLFLLFPIIEMLVLIEVGSAIGGLNAVALIILGAIIGMAVLRQQGFSTMLRARERMAHGEMPATEMVEGFMIAIGGLFMMFPGFVSDFFGIALLIPPVRKYLLKKMIASGRWQVHQSSTTFEGQYHREDIDPSRGLHNTFDGDFKREDEKK from the coding sequence ATGCGATTCCCAGTCTGGTTATTTTTGCTGTTCCCCATTATTGAAATGCTGGTGCTGATTGAAGTTGGCAGCGCCATCGGGGGACTGAATGCGGTTGCACTGATTATTTTAGGGGCGATTATTGGTATGGCGGTTTTACGCCAGCAGGGATTCAGTACTATGCTGAGAGCCCGTGAACGTATGGCACATGGGGAGATGCCAGCGACAGAAATGGTAGAAGGGTTTATGATTGCCATTGGTGGTCTGTTTATGATGTTTCCTGGCTTTGTGTCTGACTTTTTCGGGATCGCCCTGCTGATTCCACCAGTACGAAAGTACCTTTTGAAGAAAATGATTGCCAGTGGTCGCTGGCAGGTACACCAGTCTTCGACCACCTTCGAAGGCCAGTATCACCGTGAAGATATTGACCCCAGCCGGGGGCTGCACAATACCTTCGATGGGGACTTCAAACGGGAAGATGAAAAAAAATAG
- a CDS encoding DUF2789 domain-containing protein, with product METFQHDLKSLFSQLGLNNTPEYIEQFIAEHSLTEQQSIFEADFWQPAQKQFLRESHDQDSDWCAVVNEFDVMLRGRK from the coding sequence ATGGAAACCTTCCAGCATGACCTGAAGAGTTTGTTCAGCCAGCTGGGACTGAACAATACACCAGAATACATCGAGCAATTTATAGCTGAGCATTCACTGACAGAGCAACAGTCTATTTTTGAAGCCGATTTCTGGCAGCCAGCACAAAAACAGTTTCTCAGGGAAAGCCATGACCAGGACTCGGACTGGTGTGCGGTGGTCAATGAGTTTGATGTAATGCTGAGAGGCAGAAAATAA
- a CDS encoding YncE family protein has product MYHEFKIRYSTVIRHLSPLALSMTLLVNSVPGKAAPTGANATIAPNPINATTVPTAINATTPATTSAYGAVDCTLDIKTGGSSVGYGRCPLASRCSGSEAKNDCIPEFGAKYGGQFVPAIRQWGTSDIGGLKNPVDVAENPKKRGQIWAVNSGGDSLSIFYCPRTKTGYKPEERSDLASCHFMHHPTAIDFGEAPADGDKPDFPGTMAEYLSKSGTFITTPGGCNDYTAINFMRPDYTKRRCTDFMGPTLWENNLKTFAIKNNDFFPDNLKMKPFGSHLSMIHQQPYAMGVVWDGKDAGYWTWDAGVDSKYGSIVYTNITQSHGYGGYTHTGASLFRYAGTTMTKKSAAGPIIPGHMVKYDKFLFIANPAKGVINVLDTGSGSSGGHVKPKREWREYYTTYTSMVGATFTELKVKGLKLETPSGLAISEDRLFVTDAATGYIHAIRLNLKTQNHTLIGSIYTPSSRIAGLTIDKQTKRIWFVDSIEHTLSVVEPPCSNIAQCDYSGDSPWSDDCAPDMDEKGKPVWDAHIEKAKNHSNWKGCARYYYLACPGGNVHKNSKLEVCYRKGGNWKNADVEWSEGESTCHCPTTSGANQVAASVMLPAVLIPALTGLVFW; this is encoded by the coding sequence ATGTACCACGAATTCAAAATACGCTATTCAACAGTTATACGACATTTATCGCCCTTAGCGTTGTCAATGACACTATTGGTAAATTCAGTGCCGGGCAAAGCTGCTCCAACGGGGGCGAATGCTACAATTGCCCCGAATCCTATCAATGCTACAACGGTTCCGACTGCTATCAATGCTACAACGCCCGCAACGACGAGTGCATATGGTGCTGTAGACTGCACCCTTGATATTAAAACCGGGGGTTCATCTGTTGGGTATGGTCGATGCCCCCTTGCTTCACGTTGCAGCGGGTCAGAAGCAAAAAATGACTGCATTCCCGAGTTCGGGGCAAAATACGGTGGTCAATTTGTCCCAGCAATACGGCAGTGGGGAACATCCGATATAGGAGGACTGAAAAATCCGGTTGACGTTGCTGAGAATCCCAAAAAAAGAGGGCAGATTTGGGCTGTAAACAGTGGAGGTGACAGCCTCTCTATCTTTTACTGCCCGAGAACAAAGACAGGCTATAAGCCGGAAGAACGGAGTGATCTTGCGTCCTGCCATTTTATGCATCATCCGACAGCCATAGACTTTGGTGAAGCACCTGCCGATGGGGATAAGCCTGATTTTCCGGGAACCATGGCTGAATATCTAAGTAAATCGGGAACGTTTATAACGACCCCCGGAGGCTGCAATGATTACACAGCCATCAATTTTATGAGACCAGATTATACTAAACGACGCTGTACTGATTTTATGGGGCCAACACTTTGGGAAAATAACCTTAAAACGTTTGCCATTAAAAATAACGACTTTTTTCCGGATAACCTGAAGATGAAGCCTTTTGGTTCCCACCTGTCGATGATTCATCAACAACCCTATGCAATGGGGGTTGTCTGGGACGGAAAAGACGCGGGTTACTGGACATGGGATGCCGGTGTCGACTCTAAATACGGCAGTATTGTGTACACCAACATCACCCAATCCCATGGTTATGGTGGCTATACTCACACTGGTGCCTCCCTGTTCCGCTATGCGGGAACCACTATGACTAAAAAATCGGCTGCCGGGCCAATTATCCCCGGGCATATGGTCAAATACGACAAGTTCTTGTTTATCGCCAACCCGGCAAAAGGAGTTATTAACGTTCTGGACACCGGAAGTGGATCTAGCGGTGGTCATGTAAAACCCAAAAGAGAGTGGCGAGAATATTACACCACTTATACCAGCATGGTCGGTGCTACATTTACTGAACTTAAAGTCAAAGGCCTTAAGCTTGAAACCCCCAGTGGGCTTGCTATCTCGGAAGACCGGCTATTTGTAACGGATGCTGCAACCGGATATATCCACGCTATCAGGCTGAATCTCAAAACACAAAACCATACATTGATTGGCAGCATTTATACCCCATCAAGCCGAATTGCAGGTTTGACCATAGACAAACAGACTAAACGCATTTGGTTTGTTGATTCAATAGAGCATACTCTCAGCGTTGTAGAACCTCCGTGCTCTAACATAGCTCAATGTGACTATAGCGGTGATTCACCCTGGAGCGATGATTGCGCACCCGATATGGATGAAAAAGGCAAGCCGGTTTGGGATGCACATATAGAGAAGGCAAAGAACCATAGCAATTGGAAAGGTTGTGCAAGATATTATTATCTGGCATGTCCGGGAGGCAATGTACATAAAAATAGCAAGCTTGAAGTCTGCTATCGCAAAGGCGGAAACTGGAAAAATGCCGATGTCGAATGGAGTGAAGGAGAAAGCACCTGCCATTGCCCGACTACTTCAGGTGCAAATCAAGTCGCCGCCTCTGTGATGCTTCCAGCGGTATTAATACCAGCCCTGACGGGTCTTGTTTTCTGGTAG
- a CDS encoding coiled-coil domain-containing protein, whose protein sequence is MFTGGAGTTPPDSKASAALSATTSSATQPETTFRHSTVKRGNIRGRQKHNNSNSEPESSRSRSRSRSPQRIRSRKADSRHTSRTSHSRSATTGTQRKGESSSSRRTIPEKFREVHLECCDYMAKGQFEKASKAIRELQNKHPWVSAREFGRRNCFSQEDMRSLVELDDMLSVLVIIAKYYQSTPAPKTTKKDFKKNELTIITQSMKAPDKWERDLPEDYDNLDWADIRKSVIFADNYLLNDARHPDSSDEAFTDRLKAAHRYLMWSLNSQVLKSNGQPQWLECYIKVCQQLPEKDPHFRESADGQRARRVVELVDGIKSAKNIHKAFRLMKEQHNAAVREGFSQDAAVIMACGARAFSEAWLHGRKLNSEENLIRKNNNMLFYGWTLLTFGPRGYRNSVHSEKDAKQVSQHFVSLGQLGLSASQNPEMMRKFTKGLVNEKYFTSSSSAKAMSLDLSKYCGTIIEKNWLAFLESIARGDYWFAKSCLGRLPDYEKGSHQKEVIDLAYADCYLHTDQKDKALKILDDIKPDKGTYAHLEKARLYFAAGQSADALDLIKDVKGRLNDIFQLAYNRLEDQIGSPDRSRRFRSDRSDRSDRSDRSDRSDSSSSSSDSSSSSSSSSSSSDNDSSDSEQTSRHSRKRRAASSDTDSEHTKTKKPRAGDSSAPVSKTGHTDDVPVSGPEIDSASVTVPPQINVNTVSTQVGTGELLDPKAIQSEMLRSSAALKELQETHDQLTTTHTQVQEELSQLQSQQVQLMTKIKTLNAERETLQQQLSQASATSQQLEALQKNYDDLSTRHKNLKKEMDRYHKESHLARQKLNEKIDRLTSEQSVHKPAAQPESEPYTEMKQRLETEQSHSAAQLKQHLQTVQKFKETEAAQLQKICTLKERITDLQTKNAKATEEKDRLKNRYKEDTGSLRKEIRERQKQFSNLEEEHYELQKKNESTISTLEKQCEELRENVKVSDESRLKTEQENKELLVKNSASNLKFLGLKTQNQQLTTQLQSTREQAAQQQKLAQQEQQTLKDQIEQFETKAAGQQQQISALEVENNTLHDNVAVLSTRISKFVEQETSLQKEKQTLLDSKQQLEEETTNLKNKTANQQSQLSSLEDENKNLQSNLKALTARISEFTQEKQTLLDSKQQLEQETTSLKQKTVDLQQQVSALENENNALHDNVTVLNTRISEFVEQETSLQKEKQTLLDSKHQLEEETTNLKNKTAGLQQQVSSLEAENSTLQDNVKALTNKVSEASQLEQANITFKDKTEALSKEVERLKPFEQEATSLGNKTKSQQVEISGLEAKNSALQEQLQPLKDEFNTLQQRHQNLTDEMAQKTGQLAVVNEERQAFKDKIEELDTKIMILQEQLVDKDDLLMRSTQLTTDLEVARQELQESTRQLEEKSQKAQAANRALQQTKAELESRDQKVQSVTQALQQTKAELEAKNRELETATQSLNLSKAQLEEQSQKMETLQQQEMARSLYIGRLEGSMAAFYASFSMAAPFSTVFSSTAQSAVQPPVNPATAGYCPTLAPFPGQSGPTNTTVTYAVAPVTSTSQSESVSVRPTGQGTTGTSTTPSTSQVERNNSTSENQLPDSQDFNDLLEIIDREMGPNRERDPKGS, encoded by the coding sequence ATGTTTACAGGCGGAGCAGGGACGACCCCTCCAGACAGTAAGGCTTCAGCAGCACTTTCTGCAACAACATCCTCAGCAACCCAACCTGAGACGACCTTCAGGCATTCCACGGTAAAACGTGGAAATATCCGTGGTCGTCAGAAACATAACAATAGCAACAGTGAACCGGAATCCAGCCGCTCCCGCAGCAGGTCACGATCTCCGCAGAGAATCCGTAGCAGAAAGGCAGACTCTCGCCACACCTCACGCACTTCCCATTCACGCAGTGCAACCACAGGTACACAACGAAAGGGGGAATCGTCCTCAAGCAGGCGCACCATTCCTGAGAAGTTTCGTGAAGTCCATTTGGAGTGCTGTGATTATATGGCGAAAGGTCAGTTTGAAAAGGCCAGTAAGGCGATTAGAGAGCTTCAGAACAAGCACCCCTGGGTAAGCGCCCGGGAGTTTGGCAGAAGAAACTGTTTTTCACAGGAAGACATGAGAAGCCTGGTTGAACTGGATGACATGCTTTCGGTGCTGGTGATTATTGCCAAGTACTATCAGAGTACACCTGCGCCAAAAACCACAAAAAAAGATTTCAAAAAAAATGAGCTGACTATCATCACACAGAGCATGAAAGCCCCGGATAAATGGGAAAGGGATCTGCCAGAGGACTACGACAACCTCGACTGGGCAGATATTCGCAAGTCCGTTATTTTTGCCGATAACTACCTGCTTAATGACGCCCGGCATCCAGACTCTTCAGACGAAGCCTTTACGGACCGGCTCAAAGCGGCTCACAGGTATCTTATGTGGAGCCTGAACAGCCAGGTACTCAAAAGCAACGGCCAGCCCCAATGGCTGGAGTGTTACATTAAAGTGTGCCAACAACTCCCCGAAAAAGACCCCCATTTCAGGGAGTCTGCCGACGGGCAGCGCGCCAGAAGGGTGGTGGAACTGGTTGACGGAATTAAATCAGCCAAAAATATACACAAGGCATTTCGCCTTATGAAAGAACAGCACAATGCCGCCGTTCGTGAAGGTTTCAGCCAGGATGCCGCTGTGATCATGGCCTGTGGAGCCAGGGCTTTTTCAGAAGCCTGGCTCCACGGCCGGAAGCTCAATTCAGAAGAGAACCTTATTCGTAAGAACAATAATATGCTCTTTTATGGCTGGACCCTGCTCACCTTCGGTCCCAGGGGCTACCGTAACTCCGTGCACAGCGAAAAAGATGCTAAACAGGTGTCACAGCACTTTGTCAGCCTAGGACAGCTGGGTCTCTCTGCCAGTCAAAACCCTGAGATGATGAGAAAGTTTACCAAAGGACTGGTGAACGAGAAGTACTTTACGTCATCCTCTTCCGCAAAAGCGATGTCTTTGGATCTTAGTAAATATTGCGGCACGATTATAGAAAAGAACTGGCTGGCATTTCTCGAATCCATTGCAAGAGGTGATTACTGGTTCGCAAAATCCTGCCTGGGCAGATTGCCGGATTATGAAAAAGGATCTCACCAGAAAGAAGTGATCGATCTTGCTTATGCTGATTGCTATCTGCATACAGATCAAAAGGATAAGGCTCTTAAAATACTGGATGACATAAAACCAGACAAGGGAACCTATGCGCACCTTGAGAAGGCCCGGCTCTACTTTGCAGCTGGTCAATCTGCAGACGCTCTGGATTTGATAAAGGATGTCAAGGGCAGGTTAAATGACATTTTCCAGTTAGCTTACAACCGGCTGGAAGATCAGATCGGTTCACCCGACCGCAGTCGCCGGTTCAGAAGTGACAGAAGTGACAGAAGTGACAGAAGCGACAGAAGCGACAGAAGCGACAGCAGTAGCAGCAGCAGTGACAGCAGCAGTAGCAGCAGCAGTAGCAGTAGCAGCAGTGACAATGACTCATCCGATTCTGAACAGACCTCAAGACACTCCAGAAAAAGACGTGCAGCGTCGTCAGACACTGACTCTGAACATACCAAAACCAAAAAACCCAGGGCAGGTGACTCCAGCGCCCCGGTCAGCAAGACCGGTCACACCGACGATGTCCCCGTGAGTGGGCCTGAAATAGACAGCGCCAGTGTAACGGTACCACCACAGATTAATGTTAACACCGTGTCAACCCAGGTGGGCACCGGTGAACTCCTTGATCCCAAAGCCATACAGTCCGAAATGTTGCGCTCTTCTGCAGCACTTAAGGAACTGCAGGAAACTCACGACCAGCTGACTACCACTCACACGCAAGTACAGGAAGAACTGAGTCAGCTCCAGTCACAGCAAGTGCAACTAATGACCAAAATCAAAACACTCAATGCTGAACGGGAAACACTGCAACAACAACTGTCTCAGGCCAGCGCTACAAGTCAGCAGCTGGAAGCGTTACAGAAAAATTATGATGATCTTTCAACCCGGCACAAGAATCTGAAAAAGGAAATGGACAGGTATCATAAAGAATCCCATTTGGCCAGGCAAAAACTAAATGAGAAGATCGACAGACTCACCAGTGAGCAGAGTGTACATAAACCTGCCGCGCAGCCCGAGTCTGAGCCTTACACTGAAATGAAGCAACGCCTGGAAACTGAACAGAGCCATTCTGCTGCACAATTAAAACAACACCTTCAGACAGTGCAGAAGTTTAAGGAAACTGAAGCCGCACAGTTACAGAAGATCTGTACACTTAAAGAACGCATTACCGATCTGCAAACAAAGAACGCAAAGGCAACAGAGGAAAAAGACCGCCTGAAGAACCGGTATAAAGAGGATACAGGTTCGCTCCGTAAAGAAATTCGAGAGCGCCAAAAACAGTTTTCCAATCTCGAAGAGGAACATTACGAGCTTCAGAAAAAAAACGAAAGCACGATCAGCACCCTGGAAAAACAGTGTGAAGAACTCAGGGAAAATGTGAAGGTTTCTGATGAGAGCAGGCTGAAAACAGAACAGGAAAATAAAGAGCTGCTGGTTAAAAATTCAGCGTCAAACCTGAAGTTTCTGGGGTTAAAAACTCAAAATCAGCAGCTGACCACTCAACTCCAATCTACCCGGGAGCAGGCAGCCCAACAGCAGAAGCTCGCACAACAGGAACAGCAAACCCTGAAAGATCAGATCGAGCAGTTTGAGACTAAAGCAGCCGGTCAGCAACAACAGATTTCAGCGCTTGAAGTTGAAAACAATACCCTTCATGACAATGTTGCAGTACTCAGCACCAGGATCAGCAAATTTGTCGAGCAAGAGACCAGCTTACAAAAAGAAAAACAAACCCTGCTAGACAGCAAGCAGCAGCTTGAAGAGGAAACAACGAACCTTAAGAACAAAACAGCCAATCAGCAATCACAGCTTTCATCACTTGAAGATGAAAACAAAAACCTTCAGAGCAATCTAAAGGCTCTCACCGCCAGAATCAGCGAATTCACCCAGGAAAAGCAAACCCTGCTAGACAGCAAGCAGCAGCTTGAACAGGAAACAACCAGCCTTAAGCAGAAAACTGTCGATCTGCAACAACAGGTTTCAGCACTTGAAAATGAAAACAATGCTCTTCATGACAATGTTACAGTACTCAACACCAGGATCAGCGAATTTGTCGAGCAAGAGACCAGCTTACAAAAAGAAAAACAAACCCTGCTAGACAGTAAGCACCAGCTTGAAGAGGAAACAACGAACCTTAAGAACAAAACTGCCGGTCTGCAACAACAGGTTTCATCACTGGAAGCTGAAAACAGTACCCTCCAGGACAACGTAAAGGCTCTCACCAATAAAGTCAGCGAAGCGAGCCAGCTTGAACAGGCCAATATTACCTTTAAGGATAAGACAGAAGCCCTCTCGAAAGAGGTTGAACGACTGAAGCCTTTTGAGCAGGAAGCAACGAGTCTCGGGAATAAAACAAAGAGTCAGCAAGTAGAGATTTCCGGACTTGAAGCTAAAAACAGCGCCCTTCAGGAGCAGTTACAGCCATTAAAAGATGAGTTCAATACACTGCAACAACGTCATCAGAACCTTACGGATGAAATGGCCCAGAAAACCGGACAACTGGCAGTAGTAAATGAAGAGAGACAGGCATTTAAGGATAAAATTGAAGAGCTTGATACGAAAATAATGATCCTCCAAGAACAACTGGTGGATAAAGATGATCTCCTGATGCGCTCAACTCAACTGACAACTGACTTAGAGGTTGCCCGTCAGGAGCTGCAGGAATCAACCAGGCAACTGGAAGAAAAAAGCCAGAAAGCACAGGCTGCCAACCGGGCTCTACAACAGACAAAAGCGGAACTGGAATCCAGGGATCAGAAAGTACAGTCTGTCACCCAGGCACTGCAACAGACAAAAGCGGAACTGGAAGCAAAGAACCGGGAATTGGAAACAGCCACTCAGTCTCTGAATCTGTCTAAAGCGCAATTGGAAGAACAGAGTCAGAAAATGGAGACACTCCAACAGCAGGAAATGGCCAGATCCCTCTACATAGGACGGCTTGAGGGCTCCATGGCAGCATTTTATGCCTCCTTCTCCATGGCTGCCCCTTTTTCTACTGTTTTTTCTTCTACGGCACAGTCAGCCGTGCAACCACCAGTGAACCCTGCAACTGCCGGTTACTGTCCAACACTCGCTCCCTTTCCCGGCCAGTCAGGACCCACAAACACCACTGTGACCTACGCTGTCGCTCCAGTAACATCGACCTCACAGAGCGAGTCAGTCAGCGTAAGGCCAACAGGACAGGGTACCACTGGGACGTCGACTACTCCCTCCACTTCACAAGTGGAACGGAATAACTCAACATCAGAAAACCAACTCCCTGATTCCCAAGACTTTAATGACCTTCTGGAAATCATCGACAGGGAGATGGGCCCCAATAGGGAGAGAGACCCCAAAGGCTCATAA
- a CDS encoding Na+/H+ antiporter NhaC family protein, with protein MAPISQVQEQVLPQETTPDGSRFVSFQNLDIPLSEITPYHQSPLHPSNLNQTTLKQKLPEPVLARRIGSDGMSQVLKLSVVRHWGGWSLLPALTAIILCFMLKEPLTALLGGLLVGGALIGQYDVTRLLVNSIGQPGSAVLLILYLWLLGGLSGIWGKTGAAQAFARFLSRHCVKGPVSAKLVAWTLGILMFQGGTISAVLVGTTVTPVADEEKISKEELSYIVDSTSSPVAVILAFNAWPGFVQPLLIVSGVSFLATESDRLTFFFQCLPLSFYAILAVLGTFLLSIDKAPFIGRQMKKAIKRARSTGQLSAPDSRPLASREIDNASGDYQPWVLEFVLPLGVLIGTALVTFWLRGTPQILWAFSAAFVLAGGIALMRGMNLNDLTDGVVDGLKSVVLGSVIILLAVTMGHLSQQTGGGAFLVSLLSERLLNVYWLLPALLFGLSIVVAFSTGTSLGTYAVVYPLAMPLAWSLTLGLGLEESSAWLFMALCFACVLNGAVFGDQTSPISDTTVLSALCTGCDLMDHVRTQLPQAMTMAAIATVLWTLVAFFGCPLP; from the coding sequence ATGGCTCCGATATCTCAGGTTCAGGAACAGGTGCTGCCTCAGGAAACCACCCCGGATGGTTCCAGGTTTGTTAGCTTCCAGAACCTGGACATTCCACTGTCAGAAATTACCCCCTATCATCAAAGCCCGCTGCACCCTTCGAACCTCAATCAGACAACTCTGAAGCAGAAACTTCCAGAGCCGGTCCTGGCCAGACGGATAGGTTCCGATGGCATGTCTCAGGTGTTAAAACTGAGTGTTGTTCGTCATTGGGGAGGCTGGTCACTGCTGCCAGCCCTGACCGCCATTATTCTTTGTTTCATGCTCAAAGAACCCCTGACAGCCCTGCTTGGGGGGTTGCTTGTCGGGGGCGCGCTGATCGGTCAGTACGATGTTACCCGGCTGCTGGTAAACAGCATCGGGCAGCCGGGTTCTGCAGTTCTGCTGATTTTGTACCTCTGGCTGCTGGGCGGGCTGAGTGGTATCTGGGGAAAAACCGGTGCTGCTCAGGCCTTCGCCCGTTTTCTGTCGCGACACTGCGTCAAAGGGCCTGTGTCAGCAAAGTTAGTAGCCTGGACTCTGGGTATCCTGATGTTCCAGGGAGGAACCATTTCTGCCGTACTGGTGGGTACCACTGTGACGCCCGTTGCCGATGAAGAAAAGATATCAAAAGAGGAACTGTCGTATATTGTAGACTCCACTTCCTCTCCTGTCGCAGTGATACTGGCCTTTAATGCCTGGCCGGGGTTTGTACAACCTTTACTGATTGTCAGTGGTGTTAGCTTTCTGGCTACAGAATCCGATCGTCTGACGTTCTTTTTCCAGTGCCTGCCTTTGTCGTTTTACGCTATTTTGGCGGTTCTGGGTACTTTTCTGTTATCAATCGACAAGGCTCCCTTTATTGGGCGACAAATGAAAAAGGCGATTAAACGGGCTCGATCGACAGGGCAGTTATCAGCGCCGGACAGTCGTCCCCTCGCGTCTCGTGAAATTGATAATGCCTCGGGGGACTATCAACCATGGGTGCTGGAATTTGTACTCCCGCTAGGCGTGCTGATCGGTACTGCACTGGTGACTTTCTGGTTGCGCGGTACTCCACAGATTCTCTGGGCCTTTTCTGCAGCCTTTGTACTGGCCGGAGGCATTGCCCTGATGAGGGGCATGAACCTCAATGACCTGACGGACGGTGTAGTGGACGGTCTGAAATCGGTGGTACTCGGCTCTGTCATTATTTTACTGGCTGTCACCATGGGGCATCTAAGTCAGCAGACAGGAGGAGGGGCTTTTCTCGTCAGCCTCTTGTCAGAACGTTTGCTGAATGTTTACTGGCTGCTGCCAGCCCTGTTATTTGGGTTAAGTATTGTGGTTGCCTTTTCCACAGGCACCAGCCTGGGAACCTATGCCGTTGTTTACCCACTGGCAATGCCTCTGGCCTGGAGCCTGACCCTGGGTCTTGGATTAGAAGAAAGCAGTGCCTGGCTGTTTATGGCGCTGTGTTTTGCCTGTGTGCTGAATGGTGCAGTGTTTGGTGACCAGACCTCACCCATTTCAGATACCACGGTTTTATCGGCACTGTGTACGGGGTGTGACCTGATGGATCATGTCAGAACCCAGCTACCCCAGGCCATGACTATGGCGGCTATAGCCACCGTATTGTGGACACTGGTCGCATTTTTTGGGTGTCCACTGCCTTAG